The following are from one region of the Odontesthes bonariensis isolate fOdoBon6 chromosome 12, fOdoBon6.hap1, whole genome shotgun sequence genome:
- the trim13 gene encoding tripartite motif-containing 13 isoform X2: MEQLEEELTCPVCCGLFEDPRVLLCSHSFCKKCLDGLLEGNRGPAFRTPLKCPTCRKESPHNGANTLQINYSLRGIVEKFSKLKVMPKMSLCKRHCGQPLNIFCATDLKLICGFCATTDDHKGHKFSSLEDAYEQEKGAFEELLHGVESWRSADTLSCLETLQASKKTALQSVSKDAEKVAEYFDKLIGALECKKNEILSDFETLKLVVMQAYDPETAKLSAALEEQRRALSIAESFRSVSDPLCFLQQMQEFREKLKVLKDTPLPSRKDMDVGPLVRNFDVKKWDSLRLREVDRISVPHESGSYQTGGSRMAAPKRIVFFLAFFLLPTLLMLLLPRNLASDVTSKIEPLASVILSRTDVYLQGMTDMCTILMEWVRSVS, encoded by the coding sequence ATGGAGCAGCTGGAAGAGGAGCTCACGTGCCCAGTGTGCTGCGGTCTGTTCGAGGATCCGCGGGTCTTGTTGTGCTCACACAGCTTTTGCAAGAAATGCCTGGACGGACTCTTGGAGGGGAACCGAGGTCCAGCTTTCAGAACACCCCTCAAATGCCCCACATGCCGCAAGGAGAGCCCCCACAACGGCGCAAATACCCTGCAGATCAACTATTCTCTCCGAGGAATAGTTGAGAAGTTCAGCAAATTAAAGGTGATGCCGAAAATGTCCCTCTGCAAGCGGCACTGCGGGCAGCCTCTCAACATATTCTGCGCCACTgatttgaaactcatttgtggATTCTGCGCCACGACGGATGACCACAAAGGGCACAAATTCAGCTCCCTGGAGGATGCGTATGAGCAGGAGAAGGGGGCGTTTGAGGAGCTGCTACACGGCGTGGAGAGTTGGCGGAGCGCAGACACGCTGTCCTGCCTTGAGACGCTGCAAGCCAGCAAGAAGACGGCGCTTCAGTCGGTGAGCAAGGACGCGGAAAAGGTGGCAGAGTATTTCGACAAGCTCATTGGAGCCCTCGAATGCAAGAAGAACGAGATTTTGTCCGACTTCGAAACCCTGAAACTGGTGGTGATGCAAGCGTACGACCCGGAGACCGCCAAGCTGAGCGCAGCGCTGGAGGAGCAGAGGCGCGCGCTCAGCATCGCCGAGTCTTTCAGGAGCGTCTCGGACCCCCTGTGCTTTCTGCAGCAGATGCAAGAGTTTCGAGAGAAGCTGAAGGTCCTCAAAGACACGCCTCTGCCCTCTCGGAAAGACATGGACGTCGGGCCACTCGTGCGCAATTTCGACGTCAAAAAGTGGGATTCCCTTCGGCTCAGAGAAGTGGACAGGATCTCCGTCCCCCACGAGAGTGGCTCCTACCAAACGGGGGGCTCGCGGATGGCAGCCCCCAAACGGATCGTCTTCTTTCTGGCTTTTTTCTTGCTGCCAACACTactcatgctgctgctgccgcgcAACCTCGCATCCGACGTGACCTCGAAGATCGAGCCGCTCGCCTCTGTCATTCTCTCGCGCACAGATGTTTACCTTCAGGGAATGACTGACATGTGCACAATTTTGATGGAGTGGGTCAGGAGCGTGTCGTGA
- the spryd7b gene encoding SPRY domain-containing protein 7b, with the protein MAALFTCCFGCCGEGGSGHIPLKEMPTVQLDTHHMGTDVVIVKSGRRICGTGGCLASAPLHQNKSYFEFKIQSTGVWGVGVATQKVNLNQVPLGRDTNSLVLRHDGSVYHNNEEKNRLPANSLPQEGDIVGITYDHVELNLYLNGKNMHCPASGIRGTVFPVVYVDDSAILDCQFSDFYHTPPQGFEKILFEQQIF; encoded by the exons ATGGCTGCGCTGTTTACGTGTTGTTTTGGCTGCTGCGGGGAAGGGGGGTCGGGGCATATTCCCCTCAAAGAGATGCCTACTGTTCAGTTAGACACCCATCACATGG GCACCGATGTTGTCATTGTAAAGAGCGGCCGGAGGATATGTGGCACCGGAGGCTGCCTGGCCAGTGCTCCTTTGCACCAGAACAAAAGCTATTTCGAGTTTAAGATCCAGTCCACTG GTGTGTGGGGAGTTGGTGTTGCCACCCAGAAAGTCAATCTTAACCAAGTGCCTTTAggcagagacacaaacagctTAGTCCTGAGGCACGATGGGTCTGTGTACCATAATAATGAAGAGAAGAATCGTCTACCGGCGAACAGCCTTCCCCAGGAGGGTGACATCGTG GGCATCACGTACGACCACGTGGAGTTGAATTTATACCTGAATGGAAAGAACATGCACTGTCCCGCCTCAGGGATCCGGGGCACCGTATTCCCCGTCGTCTATG TGGATGACAGCGCCATCTTAGACTGCCAGTTTAGTGACTTCTATCACACACCTCCACAAGGATTTGAGAAGATCCTCTTTGAACAACAAATCTTCTAA
- the trim13 gene encoding tripartite motif-containing 13 isoform X1, translating to MLRCFFLCNSRVLCLIGRHPSACGGTMEQLEEELTCPVCCGLFEDPRVLLCSHSFCKKCLDGLLEGNRGPAFRTPLKCPTCRKESPHNGANTLQINYSLRGIVEKFSKLKVMPKMSLCKRHCGQPLNIFCATDLKLICGFCATTDDHKGHKFSSLEDAYEQEKGAFEELLHGVESWRSADTLSCLETLQASKKTALQSVSKDAEKVAEYFDKLIGALECKKNEILSDFETLKLVVMQAYDPETAKLSAALEEQRRALSIAESFRSVSDPLCFLQQMQEFREKLKVLKDTPLPSRKDMDVGPLVRNFDVKKWDSLRLREVDRISVPHESGSYQTGGSRMAAPKRIVFFLAFFLLPTLLMLLLPRNLASDVTSKIEPLASVILSRTDVYLQGMTDMCTILMEWVRSVS from the exons ATGCTACGGTGTTTTTTCTTGTGTAATTCACGGGTTCTCTGCCTCATAGGGCGGCATCCCTCTGCGTGTGGG GGTACGATGGAGCAGCTGGAAGAGGAGCTCACGTGCCCAGTGTGCTGCGGTCTGTTCGAGGATCCGCGGGTCTTGTTGTGCTCACACAGCTTTTGCAAGAAATGCCTGGACGGACTCTTGGAGGGGAACCGAGGTCCAGCTTTCAGAACACCCCTCAAATGCCCCACATGCCGCAAGGAGAGCCCCCACAACGGCGCAAATACCCTGCAGATCAACTATTCTCTCCGAGGAATAGTTGAGAAGTTCAGCAAATTAAAGGTGATGCCGAAAATGTCCCTCTGCAAGCGGCACTGCGGGCAGCCTCTCAACATATTCTGCGCCACTgatttgaaactcatttgtggATTCTGCGCCACGACGGATGACCACAAAGGGCACAAATTCAGCTCCCTGGAGGATGCGTATGAGCAGGAGAAGGGGGCGTTTGAGGAGCTGCTACACGGCGTGGAGAGTTGGCGGAGCGCAGACACGCTGTCCTGCCTTGAGACGCTGCAAGCCAGCAAGAAGACGGCGCTTCAGTCGGTGAGCAAGGACGCGGAAAAGGTGGCAGAGTATTTCGACAAGCTCATTGGAGCCCTCGAATGCAAGAAGAACGAGATTTTGTCCGACTTCGAAACCCTGAAACTGGTGGTGATGCAAGCGTACGACCCGGAGACCGCCAAGCTGAGCGCAGCGCTGGAGGAGCAGAGGCGCGCGCTCAGCATCGCCGAGTCTTTCAGGAGCGTCTCGGACCCCCTGTGCTTTCTGCAGCAGATGCAAGAGTTTCGAGAGAAGCTGAAGGTCCTCAAAGACACGCCTCTGCCCTCTCGGAAAGACATGGACGTCGGGCCACTCGTGCGCAATTTCGACGTCAAAAAGTGGGATTCCCTTCGGCTCAGAGAAGTGGACAGGATCTCCGTCCCCCACGAGAGTGGCTCCTACCAAACGGGGGGCTCGCGGATGGCAGCCCCCAAACGGATCGTCTTCTTTCTGGCTTTTTTCTTGCTGCCAACACTactcatgctgctgctgccgcgcAACCTCGCATCCGACGTGACCTCGAAGATCGAGCCGCTCGCCTCTGTCATTCTCTCGCGCACAGATGTTTACCTTCAGGGAATGACTGACATGTGCACAATTTTGATGGAGTGGGTCAGGAGCGTGTCGTGA